Genomic DNA from Niabella ginsenosidivorans:
CTAGCCGGATCAGCAACAACTCCGTGGCGACCCTGGCAATTGAATCTGTTCAGGTTCGCTTTTATTTTTTTACTCATCTTAATTATTCCTGTAGACTGGAAATTTTACAGTGACCTGTATCATACCAAATGGGCCAGTTTACATGTTTATGAGCTATTAAAGCTTTCAAAATATATGCCCGATTTTTTCGCATTAAAGGATCACCAGCCGGAATGGGGGCTTAAAAGCTTCTCCTCCTGGGGCCTGGCAGCCCTTATTGCGATAGCAGGAGCATTCATTTGGCGTAAACAGCAGCCGGATAAAAAAGAATATGTTGTTCTTTATTATTGGCTGCGGGTGCTTGTTCGCTATCGCCTGGCCATTGCACTATTTGCATATGGGTTTATAAAACTATTCCCATTGCAGATGCCTTACCCATCGCTGAGCAATCTGCTCACAAATTATGGCGATTTTTTTTCCTGGAAAATATATTTTCAAACTTTAGGCATAGAGCCCAAGTATGAATCGTTTCTAGGGTTCGTGGAAATTTTAGCAGCCGTGCTTCTTTTTAACCGGAAAACCACCGCATTTGGAGCCGGTCTGATAATCGGGTTCCTTGGAAATGTGGCGGCGGCCAATGGCTTTTATGATATCGGCGAGCATGTGTTTAGTACGTTCATTGTACTACTATCCGTTTTTTTGCTGGTATATGATGTGCCCAAGCTATATACCCTTTTAATTAAAGAAAAGAAAGGGATTGCCAGTAAATTCAAACCCGTTTTTTCGGAACCCGTATTAAAGCGGATCAGGTTTTTCGGAAAGTCTTTTACACTCCTTTTTGCCTTGCTATTTGGCAGCCTGGCCTTATATAGTTTCATTTACGATCCATATAAAGTTCCCAAAACCCCGGGCTTGACCGGGGCCTATGGTTTTTACAATGTAAAGGATTTTGTCATTAACGGCGATACGATCCCCTACTCCAAAACCGATTCGACCCGGTGGCAGGATGTGGTCTTTGAGAAATGGTCAACAATTTCGGTTAATGTTAATAAGCCTTTAAAAATAGACCTGTCGTCAGGCGATGGTTATTTTGAAAATGACATAGACCGTAATTATGAAATAGCCGGGTTATCAGGCAGGCGTTATTTCTATTACAAAGCCGATACGATTAATAAAAAATTATTGCTACAGAATAAAAACAAAAATTACAGATATGAGAAATTAAATCTTTCGTATACGATCCCAAGCGACTCTGTTATTATCCTGTCCGGCATCAATGAAAGAAACGATTCAATCCACGTTCGTTTAGAGAAGAACAATAAGAAAATTTTAATGAAGGAAGGCCGCCGCCGGCCGGTTAATATTTAAGATTATTTTTTATTGGCAGCTTATCATAAACTATAAAAATTTAAATTATGTCTGAATATAAATTTACTGCATCGCAGGAGTTAAGTAACGATCACCAAAGGCCCATCTGGACCAATTTCCAGAAAATAGCTTTTCGGATAGCGTTTATTTATTTTCTTTTATTATGCATTCCGACCTATTCCAATTTTTATAAAGAATTATTTGGCCTTCACCTTTCTAAAATAACGTATAATGATGCCCAATCAATTGTTGCATTCTGGCCTCCGCAAATAGTTTTAATTGAATCGGAAGAAGGCGTATTTGGTCTGTTGAACTATATAAATTTAATACTGGTCTTTTTATTTTCCGTTATAGCCGCATTGATCTGGGGGATTTTTGATAAAAAAACAACAAACTATAGCAAATTATATTATTGGATCCGTGTTTTAGTTCGATATCGGTTAGCCTATGGCATGATTGGGTGGGGATTAAAAAAAGCATTCCCGATGCAAATGGTGTTTCCAACAATCGGAATGCTTAACACTCCCTTTGGAGATATGGCGGAGAAAAAACTGTACTGGTCGCATGTAGGAGTTTCTTTCAATTATACAATTTTTCTGGGCTTTGCGGAAATCATTCCGGGGCTCCTGCTGCTGCACCGGAAAACAGCCGTACTTGGCGGTGCACTGGCGGCCGTAGTCTGTTTCAATATTGCGCTGGCGAACCATGCCTATGATGCAGGGGTTGCCGTTCCTGCAGCATACTTTTCAATATTGGGGATCTTTATTGCATGGTACGATTTACCAAAGATCTGGAGTCTTTTGGTAAAAGAACAGGATGTGGAAGCATATAAATATTATCCAAAGTTTACGTTAAAATGGCAAAGATATCTGCGAAAGGGGTTAAAGCTTTTCTTTAATACATTATTCGTGCCGGTTACAGCTGCATTGTGGGCTTATGGCTTTTTTAACGGGAACAACTACAATATACCCAGCACACCCGGGCTTGCCGGTACAAAGGGCTATTACTCAGTTCCGGAATTCAAGCTAAACAATCGGTACATTGCCTATAATCCAAAAGATTCTATACGCTGGTCTGATGCCACTTTTGAAGCCTGGTCGTCTTTAAGTTATAAAACCAATCGTCCTGCCATTATTGACCGGATGATCGGCTATTCTCCATTAAGGGTAAAAGGCGATAAAAAAAATACACAATTAAATCAGGTAAATACCCAGGACTCCGATGAACTATTAAAAGAAGGCAGGAACAGGGACCTAGGTGTTACACGCTGGGAAGTAGGGGGAATGTCCGGAGAAAGAAGATATTTCTTTTATCGGGCAGATACGGTCAACCATATTCTCAAATTGCAAAACAAAAACAAGGCATATAAACACGAAAAACAAACGCTTGCCTATAATATTGATGACAAAGGTAAAATAACGTTATGGGGAATTAATGAATTTAATGATTCTATTTTTGTAAGGCTGGAGCGTATTAATAAAAGGTATCCGCTCGTGGAAGGGCGCCAAAGCGCAAATCAGGTATATTGATTTTCAATCTGACAATAAAAATGAAAGAAAAAATTATCATAGCAGGGGGAACCGGATTCCTGGGAAAATCAATCATCAGAAGGTTCAATAACAGCACCACTCAAATAATCGTTTTAACAAGAGGCCCTGCTGCTGTTGAAGATAATGTGCGCTATGTAAATTGGGATGCCAAAACCTTAGATAACTGGGCCGGGGAATTAGAAGGAGCAAAAGCTATTATTAATCTGGCCGGCAAATCGGTAAATTGTCGTTATACACGAAAAAATAAAAATGAAATTATCCGTTCAAGAGTAAATGCAACGTATATCATCGGCAAAGCAATCGAATCATTAAAGATCCCTCCGAAGGTATGGATCAATGCAAGCTCTGCAGCTATGTTTGGAAACAGCGATACTGAAACAAAAAATGAAATATCTTCGCCCGGAAACAACTTTTCCGCAGAAGTGTGTAAAAAATGGGAGGCAGCCTTTGACAATAGTCAAACGCCATTGACAAGAAAAATTGTATTGAGGATTGGAGTCGTACTTCAAAAGCAAACTGGATTATTGCAGCCCTTTGAACGCTTGGTCAAACTTGGTTTTGGCGGGAAAATAGGGACCGGAAAGCAATATATATCCTGGATACATGAAGCCGATTTTTTAAATGTAATTGAAGGTAGTCTCAAAAATGAAAAGTATAATGGTATCATAAATTGTTCCAGCCCGCAACCCGTTACTAATAGTGTATTCATGCAAGCTCTGCGGGATGTATTAAAACCTAAAATTGTGCTATCGAATATTGCCTGTTTTGTATATATAGGTGCCTTAATAATAGGAACAGAAGCTGAGCTTGTTCTCAAAGGCCGCAGAGTGGTATCAGAGAAATTAGATAAATACAATTTTAGGTTCCGTTATATCGATATAAAAGAAGCATTTAAGAATTTATATAACCAATGACCAATGAGTGAGAATAGATTTGACGCCATTGTGGTAGGCTCAGGCCCCAATGGACTGGCGGCAGCCATTACGCTGCAGCAGGCGGGGCTCTCAGTGCTGCTGGTGGAAGGAAAAGATACCATCGGAGGCGGTACAAGAACAGAAGAGCTAACCTTGCCGGGCTTTAAGCACGACGTTTGCTCTGCCATACATCCCATGGCGATCCATTCTCCATTTCTGGCCTCCCTGCCACTGGAGCAATATGGTTTGGAATACATTCATGCTCCGGTTGCTGCAGCCCACCCGTTTGATAACGGGCATGCAGCATTTGTAACCACATCCCTGACCGAAACCGCAGCCGCCCTCGGCATTGATAAAAACGCCTATTATAACCTCATACATCCCATAGTAGCACAATGGGATCAGATCATAGACGATATACTGGCTCCCCTTCGTTTCCCGGCGCATCCGTTGCAGATGGCAGCTTTTGGTATCCATGCCTTACAGCCGGCTTCCCGCATTGTAACAGGGTTTAAGACCAGGGAAGCCCGGGGACTATGGGCCGGGATGGCGGCCCACTCCATTCAGCCTTTACAACGCATAATCACTTCAGCCATCGGGCTGGTGCTCATGGCCGCTGCCCACAGGAAGGGCTGGCCCTTGCCAAAGGGGGGTCTCAATCCATTACCAATGCCATGGCTGCTTATTTTTTATCACTGGGAGGTAAAATAGAAACCGGCCGGTGGGTCACCTCCATAGAAACATTACCTTCGGCAAAAGCCTATTTATTTGATGTAACCCCCAGGCAATTGCTTCAAATAGCCGGGCACCGGTTATCGGGTTTGTATAAATGGCAGTTAAAAAGATATCATTACGGCATGGGCGTATTTAAAATAGACTGGGCTTTAAATGGGCCGATACCGTTTACAGCAGCGGCCTGCAGAAAGGCCGCTACCATACACATCGGCGCCTCTTACGAGGAAATTGCCTATGCAGAACGCCAGGCAGCTAAAGGAGCGGTTGCTTCAAAACCCTTTGTATTACTGGCCCAGCAAAGCCTGTTTGACAATACAAGGGCACCTGAAGGCAAACAAACCGCCTGGGCCTACTGTCATGTGCCCAACGGGTCACAAACCGATATGACCGCAGCGATCGAAAACCAGGTAGAACGTTTTGCTCCGGGCTTCAGGGATATCATTCTTGCGCGGCATACCATGAACACGGTGGCTATGGAAACATATAACCCTAATTATATTGGCGGAGATATTAATGGCGGAACCATCGACATCAGCCAGCTTTATACGCGCCCGGCTTTACGGTTCCCCCCCTACAGCACTTCTGAAAAAAATATTTATTGCTGTTCTTCCTCTACCCCACCGGGAGGCGGTGTACACGGTATGTGCGGTTATCATGCGGCCCGGGCAGCATTAAAAAGCGTCTTTCATCAAACTTAATTCCTTATGTCATCAGTTAAACAAAAGATAGCACTTTCCGAAGACTGGACAATAGTAGTGCTGGGCTTTTTAATTATTTTTCTGGCCCTGTGGGGGGTAATCATTGATGCGCCCTTGTTTACCTGGGATAGTTTTTCCGAATTATCACTCAATGTATTGAATAGGGCTAATCTTCTTAAAACAGGTATCCAGTTCCTGTTTGTTTATGCTATCGCAATAGCAGGTACAATGATCATGGGTAAATCCATACAGGGTATGCTAAAGTCCTTTCCTGTTATTTATGTGCTTACAATAGTGGCCTTCATCATCGGAGGCAACGGCAAAGTAAAGCTGCTGAACATGGAAACGGTGATCTTTTGCCTGGGGATCGGGTTGATCGTCCGTAATTTTTTTACCGTGCCTGCCTGGCTGCAGCAATCGCTGGCTTCCGAGTTCTTTGTAAAGATCGGCCTGGTGCTGCTGGGAACCAGCGTTATTTTTTCGGACATATTAAAAGCCGGGGCCTTAGGCCTCATACAGGCGCTGGCAGTAGTGCTTTCTGTATGGTACTTTTCTTTTTGGTTATGCAAAAAATTAAAAGTAGACAAAGAGTTGTCCTTAATGTTATCAAGCGCCGTTTCTATTTGTGGTGTATCGGCTGCAATAGCAACCTCCGGCGCCATAAAGGGAGACGCTAAAAAACTCTCATTAGTCGTTTCCCTGGTATTAATAACAGCGGTGCCCATGATGATCGCTATGCCCTGGATCGCCGGATGGCTGGGGCTTTCGGAGGCCATAACCGGTGCGTGGCTGGGCGGCACTATTGATACCACAGGAGCTGTGGCGGCTTCAGGATCTTTAGTGGGCGAAACGGCCTTAAAGATCAGCACCATTGTAAAATTTTCCCAGAACGTATTACTGGGTATTGCAGCTTTTGCAATATCGGTCTACTGGACATATACAAAGAGCACCTCCAAACAGGCGGCTGTTGAAAAACCTACTTTAAAGGTCATATGGGAGCGGTTCCCGAAATTTGTGGTAGGCTTTATACTGGCCTCGGTGATCTTTTCCTTCTTTTTAGATCCGGGTGTTTCCGGGCAGGTCAAAACGCCGTTAAAGAACCTCCAGGGCCTGTGGTTTGCCCTGGCCTTTACCAGCATTGGGTTAGAAACCAATTTTAAAGATCTTGTCGGCATTCATAACCGCAAGCCGGTTATCGCATTTCTGGGAGCACAGTTATTCAACATCTTTACCACATTAATTATTGCATACTTCCTGTTTGGATAAAGCACAGTTCTTTACATATTTACGACAACACTTTTAGAGACG
This window encodes:
- a CDS encoding phytoene desaturase family protein; translation: MSENRFDAIVVGSGPNGLAAAITLQQAGLSVLLVEGKDTIGGGTRTEELTLPGFKHDVCSAIHPMAIHSPFLASLPLEQYGLEYIHAPVAAAHPFDNGHAAFVTTSLTETAAALGIDKNAYYNLIHPIVAQWDQIIDDILAPLRFPAHPLQMAAFGIHALQPASRIVTGFKTREARGLWAGMAAHSIQPLQRIITSAIGLVLMAAAHRKGWPLPKGGLNPLPMPWLLIFYHWEVK
- a CDS encoding YeiH family protein, producing MSSVKQKIALSEDWTIVVLGFLIIFLALWGVIIDAPLFTWDSFSELSLNVLNRANLLKTGIQFLFVYAIAIAGTMIMGKSIQGMLKSFPVIYVLTIVAFIIGGNGKVKLLNMETVIFCLGIGLIVRNFFTVPAWLQQSLASEFFVKIGLVLLGTSVIFSDILKAGALGLIQALAVVLSVWYFSFWLCKKLKVDKELSLMLSSAVSICGVSAAIATSGAIKGDAKKLSLVVSLVLITAVPMMIAMPWIAGWLGLSEAITGAWLGGTIDTTGAVAASGSLVGETALKISTIVKFSQNVLLGIAAFAISVYWTYTKSTSKQAAVEKPTLKVIWERFPKFVVGFILASVIFSFFLDPGVSGQVKTPLKNLQGLWFALAFTSIGLETNFKDLVGIHNRKPVIAFLGAQLFNIFTTLIIAYFLFG
- a CDS encoding phytoene desaturase family protein — translated: MAAYFLSLGGKIETGRWVTSIETLPSAKAYLFDVTPRQLLQIAGHRLSGLYKWQLKRYHYGMGVFKIDWALNGPIPFTAAACRKAATIHIGASYEEIAYAERQAAKGAVASKPFVLLAQQSLFDNTRAPEGKQTAWAYCHVPNGSQTDMTAAIENQVERFAPGFRDIILARHTMNTVAMETYNPNYIGGDINGGTIDISQLYTRPALRFPPYSTSEKNIYCCSSSTPPGGGVHGMCGYHAARAALKSVFHQT
- a CDS encoding TIGR01777 family oxidoreductase is translated as MKEKIIIAGGTGFLGKSIIRRFNNSTTQIIVLTRGPAAVEDNVRYVNWDAKTLDNWAGELEGAKAIINLAGKSVNCRYTRKNKNEIIRSRVNATYIIGKAIESLKIPPKVWINASSAAMFGNSDTETKNEISSPGNNFSAEVCKKWEAAFDNSQTPLTRKIVLRIGVVLQKQTGLLQPFERLVKLGFGGKIGTGKQYISWIHEADFLNVIEGSLKNEKYNGIINCSSPQPVTNSVFMQALRDVLKPKIVLSNIACFVYIGALIIGTEAELVLKGRRVVSEKLDKYNFRFRYIDIKEAFKNLYNQ